The nucleotide window CACGttaatatcaaaataatatCGTTGAATTCTGTTCATGTAAAAAATACGTTAAATGTTATATTCACTTGAGCTATAATGAGGATATTACGTTAACACATTGGACAACTTCAGATTATTATTCACTGCTTTTAGTGATTTCTTGTGGTTGCAAATCTCATCATAAAATCAGAAATTTAAGACGGTGACAGTGATGGATAACAACACTCGATTCACGCTCTTGGGGGAAGCAACATTTTTGTTTTCACATACGATACTGTGATGACATGGCACCACGTGGACACATTTTGTCCAATGTATATATAGTAGCTTCATATTTATTGCTAAAACCACTGAGTCACTGACATATGATTTATTTAGACAATCTTGTGAACTCAGGTTGAAGCTGTTGTGAAGAAACCACACACACCCCCCATGGAGTTCAATTCCACTAGCAAGGTCAGAAAGAATATCTTCCTTCTTCTTAGTTTCTGTTCAGTGATCTTATCTGAGGAAAACATGTGTCTATAAATCATAACAGATACTATACTGGCTAGGTTTATGGATTAACTGAGTAATCACATGCATATTTTAAGTATgtgtttctcttcttctttgtttgatttgtttatttcttttgctttctCAATGTCTTAGCatcttttagtttaatttattgtaTAATGTTAGTCAACCACAGAGAGAAGGGGTAGACAATAGTGTTCTTGCTTCGGTTGAAAAATATAGTTAGTACTGTAATAAGGGAGGATGAGTATCAATATCTCGAGGATTTTGGAAGTTCATCTTTTTCTCCTATTTTCTTCAACGCTTTTGACTTTTTCTCCTCAATTATACATATGgaatatattattgtatttggATTTAGACAAGTTTTCTTTTacataatgaataaataaataaataattgaaaatgTTAGTAGTTTTTCTAACATGTAAAATATATCACTTATGCTCTAGAAACTAGTTGAGTAtccatagaaaaaaaaagtcacATGTCTTAGAAAACTTGGATAAGGATTAaggatacaatgtcaaaatattCAGTGATAAGATGCATGTACTATGGTAGCCACTGGTAGTGAGCCACGTGTAGTGTAGGGACCTCAAATTATTGGATAGGGATACCTCCCTTCTTATATGAACACATCACCATGCGGTACACGCTCAATAAAACAATACTGCATTTTTCCCCTTCTTGCTTTTGCAGTAAGACTATGAAGCATGGTATCAATGATGCAGTATGATATTGATAATCTGGGAAAACACTTGTAACATCAACTGtattatagaaataaaataaacaagatAAAGATTACATTACAGTTCTTATTGTGTGTAAAAGTAATCTTATTTGAAATTAACCATGATCTCAGTCTGGACTCTGATAATGACTAATTGACTATGTTggaaaaacattttttaagtTCTGTTTTTTAGCATTTGCTTTGAACAATTGAACACATGTATTACCTTTTAGAGTTTCTGCTTCAATAGAGTAAATGTTCACTCCTTAGTTGTTTATTTAGGATCAAAAGAAAACCATAGACCAATCCATCTTATTGTGCTGCAAAATCTTTGTCTCTGAGGCGCGCAATCTAGCAACTCTTGATGCAATAGAAAGAGTAGCAAGGCTGAACCCAGAGACCATCATTGTGAAGAAGTTTCCTGACCTGCCTTACAACAGAACCAGGTACACCCTTGTGTCTTATGTACTGCATGACTGCACAGGAAATGCCATATACAGCCCCTTGCACCAATCTGTGGTTGCCATGGCTGAGGTTGCATTCAATGCCATCAACCTAGAATTGCATGATGGGGCTCACCCTCGCCTAGGAGCGGTGGATGACATTGTTGTCCATCCACTTGCACGTGCTTCGTTGGATGAGGCAGCATGGCTTGCAAAAACACTGGCAGCAGACATTGGCAACCGATTCAATGGTAAGGCCAAAGGGCAAACTCATTAATGGACTACAACGGTTCTTTACagtaacaaaaataaagattGTCTACTAAAGTCAATTTTATGtcaatgaataataaaaaaattaattatgaaagGCCTAATTCGGAACATAGATATAATTTACGACAGCAATCCATAGCAATGTCTAATCTATATAGCTGATCCCCATTTAGTGAGACAATAACTTAGCTTGCATTGATGTGTATGAAAGGTTTAAgtacaaattacaaaattattcatCATTGATGAGGTTCTTCATACCATAGTGTCATGGACTCAAAAGTGTGGTGTAATGCATGagaaactcaatttttttttcttggacaCATTAACACTGCTTTTCTTTCTGTATTTGAAATGCAGTGCCAGTATTCTTGTATGGTGCAGCACACCCAACAGGGAAGGAACTAGACACCATTAGACGAGAGCTCGGATATTACCGGCCTAATTTCATGGGAATCCAATGGGCAGGGTGGGCTATGCCGAAGATCCTACCTCAGAACCCAGATGAAGGACCTATTGTTGTTTCAACGTCTAAAGGCATCTTAATGATTGGCGCACGCCCCTGGGTTGGACTCTACAATGTGACAATCTTGTCGACAGATGTGTCAGCGGCAAGAAGGATTGCAAGGAAGGTCAGTGCTCGTGGCGGGGGGCTTCCGAAGGTGCAAACTTTGGGGCTTGTTCATGACAAGGATTCAACTGAAATAGCCTGCATGCTGTTGGAGCCTAATCAAATTGGAGCAGACAGAGTGCAGAAACATATCGAGATGCTGGCAGcagaagaaggattggatgtaGAAAAAGGATACTTCACTGACTTATCACCAGAGAtgatcatagaaaaatacatgaAC belongs to Arachis duranensis cultivar V14167 chromosome 8, aradu.V14167.gnm2.J7QH, whole genome shotgun sequence and includes:
- the LOC107462150 gene encoding uncharacterized protein LOC107462150 isoform X3 is translated as MEFNSTSKDQKKTIDQSILLCCKIFVSEARNLATLDAIERVARLNPETIIVKKFPDLPYNRTRYTLVSYVLHDCTGNAIYSPLHQSVVAMAEVAFNAINLELHDGAHPRLGAVDDIVVHPLARASLDEAAWLAKTLAADIGNRFNVPVFLYGAAHPTGKELDTIRRELGYYRPNFMGIQWAGWAMPKILPQNPDEGPIVVSTSKGILMIGARPWVGLYNVTILSTDVSAARRIARKVSARGGGLPKVQTLGLVHDKDSTEIACMLLEPNQIGADRVQKHIEMLAAEEGLDVEKGYFTDLSPEMIIEKYMNLISANRS